A single window of Pungitius pungitius chromosome 20, fPunPun2.1, whole genome shotgun sequence DNA harbors:
- the znf513a gene encoding zinc finger protein 513a isoform X1: protein MKNTINCLSLSPQLMKKWRTFRRCTIEETPFSPNGVYSDNNDHLNRQEYLRFLVDSEDGVALEAPGNLSLDTDFLLGQDLEFGDPDHDHKILGLEKFSEVAAEIGFSVYPLGDEQSPAYSQLSMESETDNSHSTTDNGREDEGGSAQSEPAFPPYLSCRGCGQLRDEPLGPGIDLVGPYCLRCCKASREAKSPDFCSPFGGVGGMRSGSHLQLDGDGLGDGMGDKALTVEDKLAKLHTCHLCGFSSRYANHVKRHMKTHNGEKPFNCPLCTYASAQLVNLQRHLRIHTGEKPYKCDICTFACSSLGNLKRHQRMHVPSAGLRQDVPPRPAGGLNSLKRHVAGQRAGGDVSCASAKVSEGARPNSNVGAQNNDYLSAFDGLKGASPPPRIPASNQAPVHQPPPPLNATGGGRATRGAAADGAALPPSLFPFTCRLCGVVLEDEDGSSAQICAKCTLEMLTKDSSSSPNSPGERSDKVYTCAACPFLTHYPNHLARHMKTHSGEKPYKCPQCDYASAHFDNLKRHHRVHTGEKPYKCHLCDYACGNLANLKRHQRVHSGAKPFQCAVCSYSCNQSMNLKRHMLRHTGEKPYKCQECGYTTGHWDNYKRHQKKHGLATDGWVKVPMTGGGGRGDEDEEDDEEEGRKGLGVGAPAHRKETGVDMQYMSREGGQTLHSCYKLEIV, encoded by the exons ATGAAAAATACCATTAATTGCCTTTCTTTGTCGCCCCAGCTCATGAAGAAATGGCGGACCTTCAGACGGTGTACGATTGAGGAAACACCTTTCTCACCTAATGGCGTTTATTCCGACAACAACGACCATCTCAATCGACAGGAATATTTACGTTTTTTAG TGGATTCTGAAGATGGTGTAGCCCTTGAAGCTCCAGGAAACCTCAGCTTAGACACAGACTTCCTTCTAGGACAAGACCTTGAGTTTGGTGATCCCGATCATGACCACAAGATTCTAGGCCTGGAAAAGTTCTCAG AGGTAGCAGCTGAGATCGGGTTCTCTGTGTATCCCCTGGGTGATGAGCAGAGCCCCGCCTACAGCCAGCTCAGCATGGAGAGTGAGACGGACAACTCGCACAGCACAACCGACAACGGGAGGGAGGACGAGGGCGGCTCCGCTCAGTCCGAGCCCGCGTTCCCCCCTTACCTGTCCTGCAGGGGCTGCGGACAGCTCCGCGATGAACCCCTGGGGCCGGGCATAGACCTGGTGGGACCCTACTGCCTCAGGTGCTGCAAAGCCTCCCGGGAAGCCAAAAGTCCCGACTTCTGTTCGCCTTTCGGAGGCGTCGGCGGGATGCGCTCGGGTTCCCATCTGCAGCTGGACGGCGACGGGCTGGGAGACGGGATGGGCGACAAGGCACTGACAGTTGAGGACAAATTGGCCAAACTGCACACGTGCCACCTGTGTGGCTTCTCGTCGCGCTACGCCAACCACGTGAAGCGCCACATGAAGACGCACAACGGCGAGAAGCCCTTCAACTGCCCGCTGTGCACGTACGCCTCGGCCCAGCTGGTGAACCTGCAGAGACACCTGCGCATTCACACCGGGGAAAAGCCCTACAAGTGTGACATCTGCACGTTTGCCTGCAGTTCCCTCGGCAACCTCAAAAGGCACCAGCGCATGCATGTGCCCTCCGCGGGGCTGCGGCAGGACGTCCCGCCGCGACCCGCCGGGGGCCTAAACAGCCTGAAGAGGCATGTGGCCGGGCAAAGAGCTGGTGGAGACGTGTCGTGTGCTTCAGCCAAGG TTTCAGAAGGTGCCCGGCCCAATTCGAATGTGGGAGCCCAGAACAATGACTACCTATCAGCCTTTGATGGCTTAAAGGGGGCCTCCCCACCACCACGGATACCGGCCTCTAACCAGGCTCCTGTCCAccagcctccccccccgctgAACGCCACAGGCGGCGGCAGGGCGACCAGAGGGGCAGCGGCGGACGGCGCCGCCCTCCCCCCTTCGCTTTTCCCCTTCACCTGCCGCCTGTGTGGCGTCGTcctggaggacgaggacggctCCTCGGCCCAGATTTGCGCCAAGTGCACCCTCGAAATGCTGACCAAGGACTCCTCGTCATCTCCCAACAGCCCCGGCGAGCGCAGCGACAAGGTGTACACCTGCGCCGCCTGCCCCTTCCTCACCCACTACCCCAACCACTTGGCGCGCCACATGAAAACTCACAGCGGCGAGAAGCCGTACAAGTGCCCGCAGTGCGACTACGCCTCGGCGCACTTCGACAACCTCAAGCGCCACCACAGGGTGCACACGGGCGAGAAGCCCTACAAGTGCCACCTGTGCGACTACGCCTGCGGGAACCTCGCCAACCTCAAGCGCCACCAGCGGGTGCACTCGGGCGCCAAGCCCTTCCAGTGCGCCGTGTGCAGCTACAGCTGCAACCAGAGCATGAACCTGAAGCGCCACATGCTGCGCCACACCGGGGAGAAGCCGTACAAGTGCCAGGAGTGCGGCTACACCACGGGCCACTGGGACAACTACAAGAGGCACCAGAAGAAGCACGGCCTGGCCACGGACGGGTGGGTCAAGGTCCCGATGACCGGCGGCGGGGGCCGGGGagacgaggatgaggaggacgacgaggaggaaggGCGGAAGGGGCTGGGGGTCGGCGCTCCGGCTCACAGAAAGGAGACGGGCGTCGACATGCAGTACATGTCCAGGGAGGGGGGTCAGACACTACACTCGTGCTACAAACTTGAGATTGTTTAA
- the znf513a gene encoding zinc finger protein 513a isoform X3 codes for MKNTINCLSLSPQLMKKWRTFRRCTIEETPFSPNGVYSDNNDHLNRQEYLRFLEVAAEIGFSVYPLGDEQSPAYSQLSMESETDNSHSTTDNGREDEGGSAQSEPAFPPYLSCRGCGQLRDEPLGPGIDLVGPYCLRCCKASREAKSPDFCSPFGGVGGMRSGSHLQLDGDGLGDGMGDKALTVEDKLAKLHTCHLCGFSSRYANHVKRHMKTHNGEKPFNCPLCTYASAQLVNLQRHLRIHTGEKPYKCDICTFACSSLGNLKRHQRMHVPSAGLRQDVPPRPAGGLNSLKRHVAGQRAGGDVSCASAKVSEGARPNSNVGAQNNDYLSAFDGLKGASPPPRIPASNQAPVHQPPPPLNATGGGRATRGAAADGAALPPSLFPFTCRLCGVVLEDEDGSSAQICAKCTLEMLTKDSSSSPNSPGERSDKVYTCAACPFLTHYPNHLARHMKTHSGEKPYKCPQCDYASAHFDNLKRHHRVHTGEKPYKCHLCDYACGNLANLKRHQRVHSGAKPFQCAVCSYSCNQSMNLKRHMLRHTGEKPYKCQECGYTTGHWDNYKRHQKKHGLATDGWVKVPMTGGGGRGDEDEEDDEEEGRKGLGVGAPAHRKETGVDMQYMSREGGQTLHSCYKLEIV; via the exons ATGAAAAATACCATTAATTGCCTTTCTTTGTCGCCCCAGCTCATGAAGAAATGGCGGACCTTCAGACGGTGTACGATTGAGGAAACACCTTTCTCACCTAATGGCGTTTATTCCGACAACAACGACCATCTCAATCGACAGGAATATTTACGTTTTTTAG AGGTAGCAGCTGAGATCGGGTTCTCTGTGTATCCCCTGGGTGATGAGCAGAGCCCCGCCTACAGCCAGCTCAGCATGGAGAGTGAGACGGACAACTCGCACAGCACAACCGACAACGGGAGGGAGGACGAGGGCGGCTCCGCTCAGTCCGAGCCCGCGTTCCCCCCTTACCTGTCCTGCAGGGGCTGCGGACAGCTCCGCGATGAACCCCTGGGGCCGGGCATAGACCTGGTGGGACCCTACTGCCTCAGGTGCTGCAAAGCCTCCCGGGAAGCCAAAAGTCCCGACTTCTGTTCGCCTTTCGGAGGCGTCGGCGGGATGCGCTCGGGTTCCCATCTGCAGCTGGACGGCGACGGGCTGGGAGACGGGATGGGCGACAAGGCACTGACAGTTGAGGACAAATTGGCCAAACTGCACACGTGCCACCTGTGTGGCTTCTCGTCGCGCTACGCCAACCACGTGAAGCGCCACATGAAGACGCACAACGGCGAGAAGCCCTTCAACTGCCCGCTGTGCACGTACGCCTCGGCCCAGCTGGTGAACCTGCAGAGACACCTGCGCATTCACACCGGGGAAAAGCCCTACAAGTGTGACATCTGCACGTTTGCCTGCAGTTCCCTCGGCAACCTCAAAAGGCACCAGCGCATGCATGTGCCCTCCGCGGGGCTGCGGCAGGACGTCCCGCCGCGACCCGCCGGGGGCCTAAACAGCCTGAAGAGGCATGTGGCCGGGCAAAGAGCTGGTGGAGACGTGTCGTGTGCTTCAGCCAAGG TTTCAGAAGGTGCCCGGCCCAATTCGAATGTGGGAGCCCAGAACAATGACTACCTATCAGCCTTTGATGGCTTAAAGGGGGCCTCCCCACCACCACGGATACCGGCCTCTAACCAGGCTCCTGTCCAccagcctccccccccgctgAACGCCACAGGCGGCGGCAGGGCGACCAGAGGGGCAGCGGCGGACGGCGCCGCCCTCCCCCCTTCGCTTTTCCCCTTCACCTGCCGCCTGTGTGGCGTCGTcctggaggacgaggacggctCCTCGGCCCAGATTTGCGCCAAGTGCACCCTCGAAATGCTGACCAAGGACTCCTCGTCATCTCCCAACAGCCCCGGCGAGCGCAGCGACAAGGTGTACACCTGCGCCGCCTGCCCCTTCCTCACCCACTACCCCAACCACTTGGCGCGCCACATGAAAACTCACAGCGGCGAGAAGCCGTACAAGTGCCCGCAGTGCGACTACGCCTCGGCGCACTTCGACAACCTCAAGCGCCACCACAGGGTGCACACGGGCGAGAAGCCCTACAAGTGCCACCTGTGCGACTACGCCTGCGGGAACCTCGCCAACCTCAAGCGCCACCAGCGGGTGCACTCGGGCGCCAAGCCCTTCCAGTGCGCCGTGTGCAGCTACAGCTGCAACCAGAGCATGAACCTGAAGCGCCACATGCTGCGCCACACCGGGGAGAAGCCGTACAAGTGCCAGGAGTGCGGCTACACCACGGGCCACTGGGACAACTACAAGAGGCACCAGAAGAAGCACGGCCTGGCCACGGACGGGTGGGTCAAGGTCCCGATGACCGGCGGCGGGGGCCGGGGagacgaggatgaggaggacgacgaggaggaaggGCGGAAGGGGCTGGGGGTCGGCGCTCCGGCTCACAGAAAGGAGACGGGCGTCGACATGCAGTACATGTCCAGGGAGGGGGGTCAGACACTACACTCGTGCTACAAACTTGAGATTGTTTAA
- the znf513a gene encoding zinc finger protein 513a isoform X4 translates to MESETDNSHSTTDNGREDEGGSAQSEPAFPPYLSCRGCGQLRDEPLGPGIDLVGPYCLRCCKASREAKSPDFCSPFGGVGGMRSGSHLQLDGDGLGDGMGDKALTVEDKLAKLHTCHLCGFSSRYANHVKRHMKTHNGEKPFNCPLCTYASAQLVNLQRHLRIHTGEKPYKCDICTFACSSLGNLKRHQRMHVPSAGLRQDVPPRPAGGLNSLKRHVAGQRAGGDVSCASAKVSEGARPNSNVGAQNNDYLSAFDGLKGASPPPRIPASNQAPVHQPPPPLNATGGGRATRGAAADGAALPPSLFPFTCRLCGVVLEDEDGSSAQICAKCTLEMLTKDSSSSPNSPGERSDKVYTCAACPFLTHYPNHLARHMKTHSGEKPYKCPQCDYASAHFDNLKRHHRVHTGEKPYKCHLCDYACGNLANLKRHQRVHSGAKPFQCAVCSYSCNQSMNLKRHMLRHTGEKPYKCQECGYTTGHWDNYKRHQKKHGLATDGWVKVPMTGGGGRGDEDEEDDEEEGRKGLGVGAPAHRKETGVDMQYMSREGGQTLHSCYKLEIV, encoded by the exons ATGGAGAGTGAGACGGACAACTCGCACAGCACAACCGACAACGGGAGGGAGGACGAGGGCGGCTCCGCTCAGTCCGAGCCCGCGTTCCCCCCTTACCTGTCCTGCAGGGGCTGCGGACAGCTCCGCGATGAACCCCTGGGGCCGGGCATAGACCTGGTGGGACCCTACTGCCTCAGGTGCTGCAAAGCCTCCCGGGAAGCCAAAAGTCCCGACTTCTGTTCGCCTTTCGGAGGCGTCGGCGGGATGCGCTCGGGTTCCCATCTGCAGCTGGACGGCGACGGGCTGGGAGACGGGATGGGCGACAAGGCACTGACAGTTGAGGACAAATTGGCCAAACTGCACACGTGCCACCTGTGTGGCTTCTCGTCGCGCTACGCCAACCACGTGAAGCGCCACATGAAGACGCACAACGGCGAGAAGCCCTTCAACTGCCCGCTGTGCACGTACGCCTCGGCCCAGCTGGTGAACCTGCAGAGACACCTGCGCATTCACACCGGGGAAAAGCCCTACAAGTGTGACATCTGCACGTTTGCCTGCAGTTCCCTCGGCAACCTCAAAAGGCACCAGCGCATGCATGTGCCCTCCGCGGGGCTGCGGCAGGACGTCCCGCCGCGACCCGCCGGGGGCCTAAACAGCCTGAAGAGGCATGTGGCCGGGCAAAGAGCTGGTGGAGACGTGTCGTGTGCTTCAGCCAAGG TTTCAGAAGGTGCCCGGCCCAATTCGAATGTGGGAGCCCAGAACAATGACTACCTATCAGCCTTTGATGGCTTAAAGGGGGCCTCCCCACCACCACGGATACCGGCCTCTAACCAGGCTCCTGTCCAccagcctccccccccgctgAACGCCACAGGCGGCGGCAGGGCGACCAGAGGGGCAGCGGCGGACGGCGCCGCCCTCCCCCCTTCGCTTTTCCCCTTCACCTGCCGCCTGTGTGGCGTCGTcctggaggacgaggacggctCCTCGGCCCAGATTTGCGCCAAGTGCACCCTCGAAATGCTGACCAAGGACTCCTCGTCATCTCCCAACAGCCCCGGCGAGCGCAGCGACAAGGTGTACACCTGCGCCGCCTGCCCCTTCCTCACCCACTACCCCAACCACTTGGCGCGCCACATGAAAACTCACAGCGGCGAGAAGCCGTACAAGTGCCCGCAGTGCGACTACGCCTCGGCGCACTTCGACAACCTCAAGCGCCACCACAGGGTGCACACGGGCGAGAAGCCCTACAAGTGCCACCTGTGCGACTACGCCTGCGGGAACCTCGCCAACCTCAAGCGCCACCAGCGGGTGCACTCGGGCGCCAAGCCCTTCCAGTGCGCCGTGTGCAGCTACAGCTGCAACCAGAGCATGAACCTGAAGCGCCACATGCTGCGCCACACCGGGGAGAAGCCGTACAAGTGCCAGGAGTGCGGCTACACCACGGGCCACTGGGACAACTACAAGAGGCACCAGAAGAAGCACGGCCTGGCCACGGACGGGTGGGTCAAGGTCCCGATGACCGGCGGCGGGGGCCGGGGagacgaggatgaggaggacgacgaggaggaaggGCGGAAGGGGCTGGGGGTCGGCGCTCCGGCTCACAGAAAGGAGACGGGCGTCGACATGCAGTACATGTCCAGGGAGGGGGGTCAGACACTACACTCGTGCTACAAACTTGAGATTGTTTAA
- the znf513a gene encoding zinc finger protein 513a isoform X2 — protein MPRKKQQNPQPVKLDSEDGVALEAPGNLSLDTDFLLGQDLEFGDPDHDHKILGLEKFSEVAAEIGFSVYPLGDEQSPAYSQLSMESETDNSHSTTDNGREDEGGSAQSEPAFPPYLSCRGCGQLRDEPLGPGIDLVGPYCLRCCKASREAKSPDFCSPFGGVGGMRSGSHLQLDGDGLGDGMGDKALTVEDKLAKLHTCHLCGFSSRYANHVKRHMKTHNGEKPFNCPLCTYASAQLVNLQRHLRIHTGEKPYKCDICTFACSSLGNLKRHQRMHVPSAGLRQDVPPRPAGGLNSLKRHVAGQRAGGDVSCASAKVSEGARPNSNVGAQNNDYLSAFDGLKGASPPPRIPASNQAPVHQPPPPLNATGGGRATRGAAADGAALPPSLFPFTCRLCGVVLEDEDGSSAQICAKCTLEMLTKDSSSSPNSPGERSDKVYTCAACPFLTHYPNHLARHMKTHSGEKPYKCPQCDYASAHFDNLKRHHRVHTGEKPYKCHLCDYACGNLANLKRHQRVHSGAKPFQCAVCSYSCNQSMNLKRHMLRHTGEKPYKCQECGYTTGHWDNYKRHQKKHGLATDGWVKVPMTGGGGRGDEDEEDDEEEGRKGLGVGAPAHRKETGVDMQYMSREGGQTLHSCYKLEIV, from the exons AtgccaagaaaaaaacaacagaatccACAGCCAGTCAAGT TGGATTCTGAAGATGGTGTAGCCCTTGAAGCTCCAGGAAACCTCAGCTTAGACACAGACTTCCTTCTAGGACAAGACCTTGAGTTTGGTGATCCCGATCATGACCACAAGATTCTAGGCCTGGAAAAGTTCTCAG AGGTAGCAGCTGAGATCGGGTTCTCTGTGTATCCCCTGGGTGATGAGCAGAGCCCCGCCTACAGCCAGCTCAGCATGGAGAGTGAGACGGACAACTCGCACAGCACAACCGACAACGGGAGGGAGGACGAGGGCGGCTCCGCTCAGTCCGAGCCCGCGTTCCCCCCTTACCTGTCCTGCAGGGGCTGCGGACAGCTCCGCGATGAACCCCTGGGGCCGGGCATAGACCTGGTGGGACCCTACTGCCTCAGGTGCTGCAAAGCCTCCCGGGAAGCCAAAAGTCCCGACTTCTGTTCGCCTTTCGGAGGCGTCGGCGGGATGCGCTCGGGTTCCCATCTGCAGCTGGACGGCGACGGGCTGGGAGACGGGATGGGCGACAAGGCACTGACAGTTGAGGACAAATTGGCCAAACTGCACACGTGCCACCTGTGTGGCTTCTCGTCGCGCTACGCCAACCACGTGAAGCGCCACATGAAGACGCACAACGGCGAGAAGCCCTTCAACTGCCCGCTGTGCACGTACGCCTCGGCCCAGCTGGTGAACCTGCAGAGACACCTGCGCATTCACACCGGGGAAAAGCCCTACAAGTGTGACATCTGCACGTTTGCCTGCAGTTCCCTCGGCAACCTCAAAAGGCACCAGCGCATGCATGTGCCCTCCGCGGGGCTGCGGCAGGACGTCCCGCCGCGACCCGCCGGGGGCCTAAACAGCCTGAAGAGGCATGTGGCCGGGCAAAGAGCTGGTGGAGACGTGTCGTGTGCTTCAGCCAAGG TTTCAGAAGGTGCCCGGCCCAATTCGAATGTGGGAGCCCAGAACAATGACTACCTATCAGCCTTTGATGGCTTAAAGGGGGCCTCCCCACCACCACGGATACCGGCCTCTAACCAGGCTCCTGTCCAccagcctccccccccgctgAACGCCACAGGCGGCGGCAGGGCGACCAGAGGGGCAGCGGCGGACGGCGCCGCCCTCCCCCCTTCGCTTTTCCCCTTCACCTGCCGCCTGTGTGGCGTCGTcctggaggacgaggacggctCCTCGGCCCAGATTTGCGCCAAGTGCACCCTCGAAATGCTGACCAAGGACTCCTCGTCATCTCCCAACAGCCCCGGCGAGCGCAGCGACAAGGTGTACACCTGCGCCGCCTGCCCCTTCCTCACCCACTACCCCAACCACTTGGCGCGCCACATGAAAACTCACAGCGGCGAGAAGCCGTACAAGTGCCCGCAGTGCGACTACGCCTCGGCGCACTTCGACAACCTCAAGCGCCACCACAGGGTGCACACGGGCGAGAAGCCCTACAAGTGCCACCTGTGCGACTACGCCTGCGGGAACCTCGCCAACCTCAAGCGCCACCAGCGGGTGCACTCGGGCGCCAAGCCCTTCCAGTGCGCCGTGTGCAGCTACAGCTGCAACCAGAGCATGAACCTGAAGCGCCACATGCTGCGCCACACCGGGGAGAAGCCGTACAAGTGCCAGGAGTGCGGCTACACCACGGGCCACTGGGACAACTACAAGAGGCACCAGAAGAAGCACGGCCTGGCCACGGACGGGTGGGTCAAGGTCCCGATGACCGGCGGCGGGGGCCGGGGagacgaggatgaggaggacgacgaggaggaaggGCGGAAGGGGCTGGGGGTCGGCGCTCCGGCTCACAGAAAGGAGACGGGCGTCGACATGCAGTACATGTCCAGGGAGGGGGGTCAGACACTACACTCGTGCTACAAACTTGAGATTGTTTAA